A stretch of Cytophagales bacterium DNA encodes these proteins:
- a CDS encoding cbb3-type cytochrome c oxidase N-terminal domain-containing protein: MKKPLVFTFLSALPAWVFGQSSGSFVETYFSEIVLSIALGVALVALLLLVVTLQAVAVFRKTEEGEKEVKETWFSKWWQSINSFKPIEQETVVLTTHEYDGIRELDNNLPPWWKGMFYATIVFGVLYLVNYHIMGSGQLQVEEYETEMAVAAKEVAAYKAAVLAMEGPSEEPVTGPEAIAAGKVVYQKFCSACHGAQGQGGIGPNFVDQYWIHGGSMANIITTIEEGVPTKGMIAWKNQLSGAEIQQVAAFIYDLEGNDPDGQKEPQGELFERVTETEVEGE, translated from the coding sequence ATGAAGAAGCCATTAGTATTTACCTTTTTGTCCGCTTTGCCAGCATGGGTATTTGGACAGTCTAGCGGAAGTTTTGTCGAGACCTATTTCTCTGAGATCGTTCTTTCCATCGCGCTTGGAGTAGCCCTGGTTGCTTTATTACTGTTGGTCGTGACCCTACAAGCCGTGGCGGTTTTCCGAAAAACAGAAGAGGGTGAAAAAGAAGTAAAAGAGACCTGGTTCAGCAAATGGTGGCAATCCATCAACAGCTTCAAGCCAATCGAACAGGAAACGGTTGTATTGACTACTCATGAGTACGATGGTATCCGGGAATTAGACAACAACTTGCCGCCCTGGTGGAAAGGAATGTTCTATGCGACCATTGTATTTGGTGTACTCTATTTGGTCAACTACCACATTATGGGATCAGGACAGTTACAGGTAGAGGAATACGAGACCGAAATGGCTGTTGCGGCCAAAGAAGTCGCAGCCTATAAAGCGGCTGTACTGGCTATGGAAGGCCCTTCAGAAGAACCTGTGACAGGACCTGAGGCCATTGCTGCCGGAAAGGTCGTCTATCAAAAATTCTGCTCTGCCTGTCATGGTGCGCAAGGTCAAGGAGGCATCGGTCCCAATTTTGTCGACCAGTATTGGATCCATGGCGGTAGTATGGCCAACATCATTACCACGATCGAGGAGGGTGTGCCAACCAAAGGGATGATCGCCTGGAAAAATCAGCTTTCCGGAGCAGAGATTCAGCAAGTAGCAGCTTTTATCTACGATTTGGAAGGCAATGATCCTGATGGCCAGAAGGAGCCCCAAGGTGAGCTTTTTGAAAGAGTAACCGAAACAGAAGTAGAAGGGGAATAA
- a CDS encoding CcoQ/FixQ family Cbb3-type cytochrome c oxidase assembly chaperone has translation MLKFIKHHLETITGIEFFPLLSFIIFFLFFTICLIWVIKADKQKMDEIARLPFDQNESQP, from the coding sequence ATGCTAAAATTCATTAAACATCATTTGGAGACCATCACGGGGATTGAATTCTTTCCCCTGCTCTCCTTCATCATATTCTTCTTGTTCTTCACCATTTGCCTGATCTGGGTGATCAAAGCCGATAAGCAAAAGATGGACGAGATAGCCAGACTTCCTTTTGACCAAAACGAATCTCAGCCATGA
- the ccoN gene encoding cytochrome-c oxidase, cbb3-type subunit I, producing MENQETLTLTKPTHAEPETSGVEVFYYDNKIVRMFIIAATVFGIVGMSVGLLVALQFVFPELNFGIQYTTFGRIRPLHTNAVIFAFVGNGIFAGVYYTLQRLCKARMFSDLLSKIHFWGWQLIILAAAITLPLGITTSKEYAELEWPIDIAIALIWVVFGVNMFGTILKRRERHLYVAIWFFIATFVTVAVLHIVNSFEFPVTLFKSYSLFAGVQDALVQWWYGHNAVAFFLTTPYLGLMYYFIPKASNRPIYSYRLSIIHFWALIFIYIWAGPHHLLYNALPDWAQSLGVVFSVMLIAPSWGGMLNGLFTLRGAWDRVREDPILKFMVVAVSCYGMATFEGPMLSLKNVNAIAHFTDWIVAHVHVGGLGWNGFLTFGMLYYLIPKLYGTQLFSKKLANIHFWVGTMGIVFYALPMYWAGFVQSLMWKEFTEAGILAYPNFLETVTQIQPMYALRAFGGAMYLGGVFVMVYNLVKTAKQGSFIPETKDQAAPLTAGYVPPKNEHWHRRIFEWRPINLLVWSLVMILIGGLVELVPTFLVKSNVPTIASVQPYSPLELEGRDIYIREGCNACHSQMIRPFRSETERYGEYAKAGEFVYDHPFLWGSKRTGPDLLRIGGKYPDSWHYHHMLDPNSMSPGSIMPPYPWLFEQVLNTENSEKKLDVMRQMGVPYPEMTYGEVLTSIKDQSDEIAKTLKDQGIEVSSEKEIIALIAYLQRLGTDISKVDPKLSANN from the coding sequence ATGGAGAATCAGGAAACCTTGACCCTCACCAAGCCTACCCATGCCGAACCGGAAACGTCGGGCGTGGAGGTCTTTTACTATGACAACAAGATCGTGCGGATGTTCATCATCGCTGCGACGGTCTTCGGCATTGTAGGCATGTCAGTCGGGCTGTTGGTGGCCCTGCAATTTGTTTTTCCCGAACTGAACTTCGGTATCCAGTATACGACCTTTGGAAGGATACGGCCTTTGCATACCAATGCGGTCATTTTCGCTTTCGTAGGAAATGGCATTTTCGCCGGGGTATATTACACCCTGCAGCGGCTATGTAAGGCCCGGATGTTCAGCGACCTCTTGAGTAAAATTCACTTCTGGGGTTGGCAATTGATTATCCTGGCTGCGGCCATCACCTTACCACTTGGAATCACGACATCTAAAGAATACGCAGAACTGGAATGGCCAATTGATATTGCCATCGCATTGATCTGGGTGGTATTTGGGGTTAACATGTTCGGCACCATCCTGAAAAGAAGAGAGCGTCACTTATACGTCGCCATCTGGTTTTTCATTGCGACTTTCGTGACGGTAGCAGTATTGCACATCGTCAATTCCTTTGAGTTTCCGGTAACATTATTTAAAAGCTATAGTTTGTTTGCGGGTGTTCAGGATGCGTTGGTGCAGTGGTGGTATGGCCATAACGCAGTGGCATTCTTCCTCACTACGCCTTATTTAGGACTGATGTACTACTTCATTCCCAAAGCATCGAATCGGCCGATCTATAGCTATCGATTATCGATCATTCACTTCTGGGCGCTGATCTTTATCTACATCTGGGCTGGGCCTCACCACTTACTGTACAATGCGTTGCCTGATTGGGCACAGTCTTTAGGTGTGGTGTTTTCGGTGATGTTGATTGCACCATCATGGGGCGGTATGCTAAATGGTCTGTTCACTTTGCGCGGTGCTTGGGACCGGGTTCGCGAAGATCCTATTTTGAAGTTCATGGTAGTTGCTGTGTCTTGTTACGGTATGGCCACATTCGAAGGACCGATGCTGTCCCTGAAAAACGTGAATGCCATCGCACACTTTACCGATTGGATTGTAGCACACGTTCACGTAGGCGGATTGGGCTGGAACGGCTTCCTGACCTTCGGTATGTTGTATTACCTGATCCCAAAACTTTACGGAACACAGTTGTTCTCTAAGAAATTGGCCAATATCCATTTCTGGGTGGGCACGATGGGCATTGTCTTCTATGCACTCCCTATGTACTGGGCAGGCTTTGTACAAAGCCTAATGTGGAAAGAATTCACCGAAGCAGGTATCCTCGCTTATCCTAACTTCCTGGAAACGGTCACTCAAATCCAGCCAATGTACGCACTGCGTGCCTTTGGTGGAGCGATGTACCTTGGAGGTGTGTTTGTGATGGTTTACAATTTGGTGAAAACCGCCAAGCAAGGGAGCTTTATTCCAGAAACCAAAGATCAGGCGGCACCTTTGACGGCAGGTTATGTACCTCCTAAGAATGAGCACTGGCACAGAAGGATTTTCGAATGGAGACCCATTAACTTACTGGTTTGGTCTTTAGTGATGATTCTTATTGGAGGTCTGGTCGAATTGGTGCCTACCTTCCTGGTAAAATCTAATGTACCTACGATTGCCAGCGTACAACCTTATTCTCCCCTGGAACTAGAAGGGCGTGACATCTACATTCGTGAAGGATGTAATGCGTGTCACTCTCAAATGATCCGTCCATTCCGTTCTGAGACGGAGCGTTATGGTGAGTATGCGAAAGCAGGAGAATTTGTTTATGACCATCCCTTCCTGTGGGGATCTAAACGAACAGGTCCGGACTTGTTAAGAATTGGAGGGAAGTATCCGGATAGCTGGCACTATCATCACATGCTGGATCCAAATTCCATGTCACCAGGTTCTATCATGCCGCCTTACCCATGGTTGTTTGAGCAAGTGCTGAATACGGAAAACTCAGAAAAGAAGCTTGATGTGATGCGTCAAATGGGAGTTCCTTATCCGGAGATGACATACGGAGAGGTTTTGACATCTATCAAAGATCAATCCGATGAAATCGCCAAAACCTTGAAAGATCAGGGTATTGAGGTGAGTTCTGAGAAAGAGATCATCGCTCTCATTGCTTATCTGCAACGATTGGGTACGGACATTAGTAAAGTAGATCCTAAACTGAGCGCAAACAATTAA
- the ccoS gene encoding cbb3-type cytochrome oxidase assembly protein CcoS: MEVLFLLIGISLIIAVLFLVAFLKASKDGQFEDDYTPSIRILFPENDNSNDH; the protein is encoded by the coding sequence ATGGAAGTACTCTTCTTACTGATCGGGATCAGTCTGATCATTGCCGTATTGTTTTTGGTGGCCTTTCTTAAAGCCAGCAAAGACGGCCAGTTTGAGGATGATTATACCCCTTCTATCCGCATCCTATTTCCAGAGAACGACAATTCAAATGATCACTAA
- a CDS encoding glycoside hydrolase family 2 TIM barrel-domain containing protein: MKSPFYYPYQFLFPLVCGLLCACQTGKRQALASDITRSEIRLTDDGYRIFLNGEPVYIKGAGVDNGDLGALAAHGANVVRTWSSENGKYVLDQAHELGLKVMMGLWVMPERHGFDYDDEAAVKKQNERIRETVMAYKDHPALVAWLIGNELNHEYTNPRVWEAVNDISKMIHELDPYHLTTTPLAGLDKPEVDWLKSKAPDLDFISAQLYGPIDQLPELIEATNYQGPLMVTEWGATGYWEVPETEWGAPIENNSSIKADLYLSRYQNAILSQSQQVMGSFVFLWGQKQERTPTWFGMFMPEGNETESVDVMHYAWNGQWPENRSPKLLDFTLDGNTALDNVRLKSGESYQSSVSINDPDGDPLVYQWEIRQESRSTKSGGDKEYIPEVIEGLFSEGSGDIARFSAPKESGAYRLFIYVEDGKGHTAHANIPFWVGP, from the coding sequence ATGAAATCTCCCTTTTATTACCCTTATCAATTCCTGTTTCCACTTGTCTGTGGATTGTTATGCGCTTGTCAGACTGGAAAAAGACAAGCATTAGCCTCGGACATCACGCGTTCTGAAATTCGACTCACGGACGATGGATATCGCATTTTTCTGAACGGGGAACCGGTTTACATCAAAGGGGCAGGAGTGGATAATGGAGACCTTGGAGCATTGGCTGCTCATGGCGCGAATGTCGTAAGGACCTGGAGTTCGGAAAACGGCAAGTATGTTTTGGATCAGGCTCATGAACTTGGGCTAAAGGTTATGATGGGTTTATGGGTGATGCCAGAACGTCATGGATTCGATTATGATGATGAGGCTGCCGTAAAAAAGCAGAATGAACGGATTCGAGAGACAGTCATGGCCTACAAAGATCACCCTGCTTTAGTGGCCTGGTTGATTGGCAATGAATTGAATCATGAATACACCAATCCCAGGGTTTGGGAGGCGGTCAACGACATTTCAAAAATGATCCACGAATTAGATCCTTACCATCTCACTACCACTCCCCTGGCGGGTCTCGACAAGCCAGAAGTCGATTGGCTCAAAAGCAAAGCGCCGGATCTGGATTTCATCAGTGCTCAGCTATATGGACCTATAGACCAGCTTCCGGAGTTAATCGAAGCTACAAATTATCAAGGCCCTCTGATGGTCACGGAGTGGGGTGCTACGGGTTATTGGGAAGTGCCTGAAACTGAATGGGGAGCTCCAATAGAAAACAATAGTTCGATAAAGGCCGATCTCTATTTGTCTCGTTACCAAAACGCCATTCTTTCGCAATCTCAACAAGTAATGGGCTCTTTCGTCTTTCTGTGGGGACAAAAGCAAGAGCGAACACCTACCTGGTTTGGGATGTTCATGCCCGAGGGAAATGAAACCGAATCAGTAGATGTGATGCACTATGCCTGGAACGGACAATGGCCTGAGAATCGATCGCCCAAATTGCTGGATTTCACCCTGGACGGTAATACAGCTTTGGATAATGTTCGATTGAAATCCGGGGAATCCTATCAGTCTTCCGTGTCTATAAATGACCCGGATGGCGATCCTTTGGTATACCAATGGGAGATCAGACAGGAAAGCCGATCCACGAAAAGTGGCGGGGACAAGGAATACATTCCGGAAGTCATTGAAGGCTTGTTTTCTGAAGGATCTGGAGACATAGCACGATTTAGCGCACCTAAAGAATCAGGAGCCTATCGCTTATTCATCTATGTCGAAGATGGCAAAGGTCACACTGCACACGCGAACATTCCTTTTTGGGTAGGGCCGTGA
- a CDS encoding nucleotidyltransferase domain-containing protein, with translation MSTEIRPHHLKAIENLVSAYKGDPTFQAIIIGGSVAKGCARDDSDVDFMIVATEKEFQKRFQNNDLFINRTDLTDYPGGFVDGKIVDMAYLKKVLDDGNEPSRAAFDGAFTPYSKIDGLQEMIDSIARYPEETRAEKMRTFYSMAFIQNWLMNEADRHNNLYTKTRAASQLTLFAGRLILAYNRLLFPYHKWFYEYLSRCKEQPVGLMDQMNQVLNDPSRENSEILFHNIRSWRDWGVEDLDAYLWFMKDVEWSWMDDKATLEDW, from the coding sequence ATGTCTACTGAAATCAGACCACATCATTTAAAAGCAATTGAAAATCTGGTGTCAGCGTATAAAGGTGATCCGACATTTCAAGCCATTATCATTGGAGGTTCCGTAGCGAAGGGATGTGCCCGGGATGATTCAGATGTAGACTTTATGATTGTGGCCACTGAAAAAGAATTTCAAAAGCGATTCCAAAATAATGACTTGTTTATCAATCGGACAGATCTCACAGATTACCCGGGAGGGTTCGTAGATGGAAAGATCGTTGACATGGCCTATTTGAAAAAAGTACTTGATGATGGAAATGAACCTTCCCGGGCGGCGTTTGACGGAGCCTTCACTCCCTATTCCAAGATCGATGGACTGCAAGAGATGATTGATTCCATTGCCCGGTACCCCGAGGAGACCAGGGCTGAAAAAATGCGGACATTTTATTCCATGGCATTCATCCAAAACTGGTTGATGAATGAAGCGGATCGACACAATAATCTGTATACTAAAACGCGAGCAGCTTCCCAGTTGACCTTGTTTGCCGGCAGGTTGATCCTGGCGTATAATCGCCTTTTATTCCCTTATCATAAATGGTTCTATGAGTATCTCAGCAGATGTAAGGAGCAGCCGGTAGGTTTGATGGACCAAATGAATCAAGTATTGAACGACCCAAGTCGAGAAAATTCGGAAATCCTTTTTCATAACATTAGATCTTGGCGCGATTGGGGCGTTGAAGATCTGGATGCTTATCTGTGGTTCATGAAAGATGTGGAGTGGAGTTGGATGGACGATAAAGCGACTTTAGAAGACTGGTGA
- a CDS encoding beta-ketoacyl-ACP synthase III — protein sequence MYNSRIAGIGHYVPENVVKNDDLKQYMDTSDEWIQERTGIKERRWIDPATEDATSVMGTKAARIAIENAGLTPDDIDFIVFATLSPDYYFPGPGVQVQQQLGIKEIGALDVRNQCSGFVYSLSVADQFIKTGMYKNILVIGSENHSGGLERSTRGRGVTVIFGDGAGAVVLQRTEEKRGILSTHLHSEGQHAEELSLIGPATSRWVDKIIADNDPDDASYYPHMNGNFVFKHAVVRFQEVIHEALATNGYKPEDIDMLIPHQANLRISHFIMQKMGLGPEKVYNNIMRYGNTTAASIPIALSEAHQEGKIKEGDLVCFAAFGSGFTWASALIRW from the coding sequence ATGTATAACTCGAGAATCGCAGGGATAGGCCACTATGTACCCGAAAATGTGGTTAAGAACGATGACCTGAAGCAATATATGGACACGAGTGATGAATGGATCCAGGAACGGACCGGAATCAAAGAACGTCGCTGGATTGATCCAGCAACGGAAGACGCTACTTCTGTAATGGGCACCAAAGCTGCCCGCATTGCTATTGAAAATGCAGGTCTTACCCCTGACGATATCGACTTCATCGTGTTTGCGACACTGAGTCCTGATTATTACTTTCCCGGTCCTGGCGTACAGGTGCAGCAGCAATTGGGCATCAAAGAAATTGGCGCGCTGGATGTAAGGAACCAATGTTCTGGATTCGTATACAGCTTGTCAGTAGCTGATCAGTTCATTAAAACAGGCATGTATAAAAACATCCTGGTAATCGGATCAGAAAACCACTCCGGAGGTCTGGAGCGATCTACCCGCGGACGTGGTGTAACGGTGATCTTCGGCGATGGTGCCGGCGCAGTAGTGTTACAACGGACTGAAGAAAAACGAGGTATTCTCTCCACTCACCTGCACTCTGAAGGACAACATGCTGAAGAACTTTCGCTGATCGGACCAGCAACCAGCCGATGGGTAGACAAGATCATCGCAGACAATGACCCTGATGATGCTTCTTACTACCCTCACATGAACGGCAACTTTGTGTTTAAGCATGCCGTGGTACGTTTTCAGGAAGTGATCCACGAAGCGCTGGCAACCAATGGTTACAAGCCTGAAGACATTGACATGCTGATCCCACACCAGGCTAATCTGCGTATCAGCCATTTCATCATGCAAAAAATGGGACTGGGGCCTGAAAAGGTCTACAACAACATCATGCGGTATGGCAACACTACGGCCGCCTCTATTCCAATTGCTCTGAGTGAAGCACATCAGGAAGGAAAGATCAAAGAAGGTGATCTGGTATGTTTTGCTGCCTTTGGTAGTGGGTTTACCTGGGCATCAGCCTTGATCCGCTGGTAA
- a CDS encoding thioredoxin family protein, with the protein MRKFKFSRQLLIAAFALPLLATAQTNINITVNGLEASEVLLGYYLAEQKYVEDTLTVGPGGEVVLNYEESLRPGLYFLFADPFYQEFVINEPSFSLTMGREGFKTFDPVGSPENELFKRFQLEGAEIQIKRNELMQQLQGLSGEDSLQLVTQIQDLREQGVASRSALVTENPDLLISKMLTLMQPIEFKEFPEIADERERKIASYLDYREQFKQRLDFTETGLLRTPVFKTNVIKYFRDVVRPQVPDTLNAEIDEVLATVKDDQVSFRYWLVTLLDFYQASKTMGHDAVLVHILEKYYLSGAADWMEEEGLNKMREEVAFLKPNLIGQPAPALNLLDTLMSPVNVLNLPDDFLVLFFYDPDCGVCKKKTPLLLDAYYDLKDLGAEVVAVCVPTDIERWKEYINEGQLDWINLADPFRRSNFRAEYDVRSFPRVFVLDKNRKIIAKRLAVEQLVGFITDYKRQAMP; encoded by the coding sequence ATGCGTAAGTTCAAATTCAGCAGACAACTATTGATCGCGGCTTTTGCCCTTCCTTTGTTGGCTACCGCTCAAACCAACATCAATATTACCGTCAATGGCCTGGAAGCCTCAGAGGTCTTATTGGGGTATTACCTGGCCGAACAAAAGTATGTGGAGGATACCCTGACCGTGGGGCCAGGAGGAGAGGTTGTCCTCAACTACGAAGAATCACTGCGACCAGGATTGTATTTTCTGTTCGCTGATCCGTTTTATCAGGAGTTTGTCATCAACGAACCTTCCTTTTCCCTGACCATGGGTCGAGAAGGATTCAAAACATTTGATCCGGTTGGGTCACCGGAAAACGAACTATTCAAAAGGTTTCAGTTAGAAGGAGCAGAAATTCAAATCAAGCGCAATGAATTGATGCAGCAACTTCAAGGACTATCGGGAGAAGATTCCCTTCAGTTGGTTACGCAGATACAAGACCTGAGAGAACAAGGTGTAGCTTCCAGAAGTGCGTTGGTTACGGAAAATCCTGATCTTCTGATTTCAAAAATGCTGACACTCATGCAGCCAATTGAATTCAAAGAATTTCCAGAAATAGCCGATGAACGTGAAAGAAAGATTGCCAGTTACCTGGATTACAGGGAACAATTCAAACAGCGACTGGATTTTACAGAAACCGGACTGTTGAGAACGCCTGTCTTTAAGACAAACGTCATCAAGTATTTTAGAGATGTGGTTCGTCCACAGGTTCCTGATACGCTAAATGCTGAAATCGATGAAGTTTTGGCTACGGTCAAAGATGATCAAGTATCGTTCCGGTACTGGCTAGTGACCTTGTTGGATTTCTATCAGGCTAGTAAAACCATGGGACATGATGCGGTATTGGTGCATATTCTGGAGAAATACTACCTCTCTGGAGCCGCAGACTGGATGGAAGAAGAAGGTTTGAACAAAATGAGGGAAGAAGTGGCTTTTCTAAAACCCAATTTGATTGGGCAACCTGCTCCTGCTCTGAATTTGTTAGATACGCTCATGAGCCCGGTCAATGTGTTGAACCTTCCGGATGATTTCCTGGTACTTTTCTTTTATGATCCAGATTGCGGGGTTTGTAAAAAGAAAACGCCATTATTACTGGATGCCTACTACGATCTGAAAGATCTGGGCGCGGAAGTGGTTGCCGTTTGTGTCCCCACCGATATCGAACGATGGAAGGAGTACATCAACGAAGGCCAACTCGATTGGATCAATCTGGCTGATCCTTTCAGGAGAAGTAATTTCAGGGCAGAATATGACGTCCGCTCTTTCCCGCGGGTTTTCGTATTAGATAAGAATCGTAAGATTATTGCCAAACGCCTGGCAGTGGAGCAATTAGTTGGTTTTATTACCGACTACAAAAGACAAGCAATGCCATAA
- a CDS encoding alpha/beta hydrolase, giving the protein MTLGLLSCQFTISEDKVKKEFKSKEIVPKLSQLKVGERTMNYAFLDRGKETLAVFIHGSPGSWNAFIDFFKNDSLINEVDILSVDRPGFGMSDPGLPESSMENQASLIHQVLQQFDHERILLIGHSLGGPVIARMAMDYPDAYHGLIFVAASIDPEMEKEEWYRSWIKTKVGGWVTPEGFWVSNEEIVTLKAELQEMIPYWKYIKAPSIVIQGTKDMLVPWENAEFAKKMLSDHAQVDVRYLEKVNHFIPWSHPETIVQAIFDFL; this is encoded by the coding sequence ATGACCTTAGGGCTCCTCTCTTGTCAATTCACGATTTCAGAGGATAAAGTAAAAAAGGAATTCAAAAGCAAAGAGATCGTACCGAAACTTTCTCAATTGAAGGTTGGGGAACGGACCATGAACTATGCTTTTCTGGACAGGGGCAAGGAGACCTTAGCGGTATTTATTCACGGGTCGCCGGGTTCATGGAATGCTTTCATCGACTTCTTTAAGAATGATAGCCTGATCAATGAGGTAGATATACTTTCAGTTGATCGACCGGGGTTCGGCATGTCTGATCCAGGATTACCTGAATCTAGTATGGAAAACCAGGCCTCGCTTATCCACCAGGTGCTCCAGCAGTTCGATCATGAACGCATCTTACTGATTGGACATTCACTTGGCGGTCCGGTGATCGCACGAATGGCCATGGATTATCCGGATGCGTATCATGGATTAATTTTTGTAGCTGCTTCAATAGATCCGGAAATGGAAAAGGAAGAGTGGTATCGTTCATGGATCAAAACCAAAGTAGGAGGCTGGGTCACACCTGAAGGGTTTTGGGTCAGCAATGAAGAGATTGTTACTTTGAAAGCGGAATTGCAGGAAATGATTCCATACTGGAAATACATAAAAGCGCCTTCCATCGTTATTCAGGGAACCAAGGACATGTTGGTGCCCTGGGAAAACGCGGAATTTGCAAAGAAAATGCTCAGTGATCATGCACAAGTCGATGTACGTTACCTGGAAAAGGTGAATCACTTTATTCCTTGGAGTCACCCAGAAACCATTGTTCAGGCTATCTTTGATTTTTTATAA
- a CDS encoding tetratricopeptide repeat protein, giving the protein MRRFFIILLICSGLSSIGQAQDTMMSDSVDTEDNSAADFEASMALFEESKLLIEEGQFDQAVEYLRQAYEFYKGNSDYTYAAAYALYKLKRYDEALNKIQWSLSLQPFEATYHVMAGNIAYRSKQFDKGIDYFSQALQYQDSSGVAIDDLSCYYNRGNCFLSNRQYEEAEKDFSEVLSIDETNFMAYHNRAQARLRQKKLAAACEDFNSAITHGSEISQNYIAKYCE; this is encoded by the coding sequence ATGCGACGCTTTTTTATAATCCTTCTCATTTGTAGTGGACTCTCCTCGATTGGCCAGGCTCAGGACACCATGATGTCAGACTCAGTGGACACAGAAGACAATTCCGCTGCTGATTTTGAGGCCAGCATGGCGCTTTTTGAAGAGTCCAAGTTATTGATCGAAGAAGGGCAGTTTGACCAGGCGGTCGAATACCTGCGACAAGCTTATGAGTTTTACAAAGGCAACAGTGATTACACCTACGCCGCCGCTTATGCACTTTATAAATTGAAGCGATACGACGAGGCATTGAATAAAATTCAATGGTCGCTCTCGCTACAGCCCTTTGAGGCGACCTATCATGTCATGGCTGGCAACATCGCCTACCGCAGCAAGCAATTCGATAAAGGCATTGACTATTTTTCACAGGCACTGCAATATCAAGACAGTAGTGGTGTAGCCATCGATGACTTGAGCTGTTATTATAACCGTGGCAATTGCTTCCTCAGTAACAGACAATATGAAGAAGCTGAAAAGGACTTCTCTGAAGTACTATCCATCGATGAGACTAATTTCATGGCTTACCATAACCGGGCTCAGGCGAGACTCAGACAGAAAAAATTAGCCGCTGCCTGTGAAGATTTCAATTCAGCTATTACCCATGGCAGTGAGATTTCCCAGAATTATATCGCGAAATACTGCGAATAG